The region ATGCAAAATGACATGATTTGCCTCTTATAGAGATATTTTCTTAATATGGTATTCCATATATTGACTGTTAGTATTAATCATATCAACCTATTTGGGATCCACTAGGGATTACTGATTTTAGGTGCAAGTATCCAAATAAAATATGCCACTCTAAGGATGACCATAATTAGGGATATTATGAAAGATAGCAAGTGAATTAAGGGAGGTACTTTGTGCATGGAACCCCTCTGCTGTAAACCTCAATACGATGTTCGCCACAGGCTCAGTTGAGACTAGCTTGTTCTGGAAGCTGCATTTTTGTTCTAAAGAAACTATTTCTGTGGTTTGATAATATCTGGTCAATGATGAGGGTATCATGATTTTTTGGCTGCTGTTACTTCCATTTCGTTAAGCCTTTCCACAACCTTTTCCTTCTGGTGAATTGTATTGATTGCTGCTGTCtcatcaatttttttcttatatagCTTCACATTAATAAACCTGATGATACATGGAGCCCAAAGGCTGCCCACTCGTCAAAGTTTGCTCAGTGGTTTTCTGAGGAAGGTAACAACATGTGCTAATTGCTATATACATTGAATGGTAGCAGAAGTGCTCAGTTTGGCTTTTTTGTGTGGCTGTGGCTCTAATATCTCAAGCGCATATTACAGAAGccaaggctgctgctgatgtcTCATCTGCAGGGCAAAACGATTTACTGTCATTAATAGTCGGAAGTGATAAAGGCAAGTACTAACATTATTCTTCAGGAGCAGCTAAGACCTGTACTTGATTTCTCCTTTTAGTCCATAAGAAATCTAACATGGTGAAGCTTGACATTCCAGCTGCAGCTAATGGGATATCTGATCAAGCATGCAGTAACAACAAAGTGGATGCTTTTCCAGCTGTTCTTACATGTGAAGACCTCGAACAATCTATCTTGTCAAAATATGGTCCAATGAACACACAGCCACACTTGAAAAGCTTTACCACTGCCGAAGGAGATATTGCACAATCAATCAGACAGGCTGATAATCACACATCTCTACACCTGCTCTCAATGTTGCAAAAGAGTTCAGACCAGATTAATACAGTTGTAAACCCCAGTAATATCAATTTGGCCGACAAACTAGTAGATTCTCAGGAAAATGATAGGACCACTGTGGTGACTGAGCCTAAAGAGGAAGAAAATGGTAATCTGGGGAAGACACTCACTCTGGAAGCTCTCTTTGGAACTGCTTTCATGAAGGAGCTAGAGTCAGTTGGAGCCCCTGTTTCTGTCCAAAGAGGCTCAACTGACTCTGCCCGAGTTGATGCCCCAGGGCCTCATGCATTTCCTTTTCCAGTCAAAGACAATGATATTTCTTCTTCAACAGTTGAACATACCGGGCTTCAGAAACCAATTCATGATTATAATGTCTCTTCAAGCCATAGACAGATTGCAAAATTGAATGGGGCTGATAATTGGCTTGGCATCGGTGATTCGTCAATTGGAATTTCTTCACTGAAGCGTCAAACTGAATCACCAAACAAACGTGGTGGATTTGAAAGGAATGCTGTATATCAACTGCCTAAAGAAGAAAACTTGATTTCTGCAGGAGACACTCGTGATCCCAGGTTGCTTCAAATGATGCCAGTTGGTAATTCAGTTAACAGTGTAAACAGTTCTTCAACTATGCATATCAACATAGCAGAAAAATTGGCAGTTTTAGGTGGTATTATTAAAGACAAGCATAGCATGGGAGGTTCAGAAGGCACACCCTTTCCACATGGCTCGCATGAACAAAGGGGACCTGATATTTCTTATTCAAATCTCCAGTTGCAGCAGCAATCATCAAAACATTCTCAGCCTCCACATAATACCCAACCTAGGCCATTGTATCATCACTTGGAATCACATCCTGCTCACATGAGCTCACACCTGAAGTTCATGAGTCCAGAGCGAACTTTTGGTCACGATTCTCCAGTCAATCATCAACCCTCTTCACCTATGATTCGGCCGTCTTTCCATCACAACCCCAACGTTAGGGTTTCTGGATTTGACGTTCCTCCTCCACAACACCCAATGTTGCATCAGATGCAAAGGACAAGCAACCATCCTCAGTTTGGGAGGGGTGGTTCAGTCCCCCATCATGGCAACCAACCAACTGGTTTTGTCCAGGAAATGAATCAAACACAAGGTTTCCCCTTTGGATCCCGCTTACCAAATATTGGCGGTAATGGAGTGCCAATGCCAGGTAcaaattgttttgtttttttgttgtttgaATGAGCTAGTAGTAGTACGGATACCATATATCTGCGGGCCCACTTCGTGATAGATGAAGTAATCTCAGAAATTAGTTGTTTTATGTCTGCTTTTTTGAGACAGTCATTCTGCATCATTATACTAGAAGagcaatttatttttcaataattaattattactccctccgtcccaactaagttgagtcatattcctttttgggacgtcccaacaaaattgaatcatttcctttttttacaaaaaacaaaacatctaatgaCTCTTACTTGGTTGTTCTCAGAATATACCTCTCTTAAGATTCCAATTCTTAAAACAGAGTTCTTAGGTCATTTTAAGTTCAAGAATTAAATGATGTTTGCTTGTTATTGCATGTAGTTTTGctgtatattttttatgaatgcATCTAATATTAACTTTGTTATCTAATATGAGGGTTTTTTTTGAGGTGGATGGTTGTGATTGAATTATTAATTGTGTAGGTGGGACCCCTCCCGATGCGTTCCAGAGGCTAATAAACATGGAGCTCCGAGCAAATTCGAAGCAGATTCACCCTTTTGGCCCTCCTGGTCACAACCAAGGAATATACAGCCATGAGCTAGACCTGGAGTCCAGATACCGATAGTCAGTTGCAATTACACTTGGAAGTTAGAAGAAAATGCGGTCTCGTCTCTGTAATAAGATCAGGCATATCTCCAGTGACTTGTTCTGTGGAATGTAGAGTTTAGCTTCACTGTAATTTCAGGGCCTCAATCAGATTATGGTAGAACCATGTAAAAGGGTTGTTTCCTGACTTGGCTGTGATCTCTCTGGTTTAGGTTCCTTAGCATGCGACAGTGTATGCTAAGCTGTTGAAATTAGGCCATGTTTAAAAGGGTAGAGACTTCCCAGGTTTGCTCAATATCAGTGTATTTACAAATCTCTCCCCCACACTTTTATCAAAGCAACGGCCTAAATGGTATGTATCTCTTCACCCTGCCCTAGAGTGGATTTACACTCACTTTCTCCCAACATCTTATGCTATATTCCAATTGTGTCCAACtgaaattttctttttaaatataaaGAGAAATTGGCAGTATATAATGAACTCTGATTAATGAagcttaaaaaaattaaagaccATAGCTATGGAATAATCAATCAttaactaaaaaatgaaaattccaGTACATGCtaaaaaatgaagataaaaagCCGAGTTACGCAATACTAGAAACTGGATGTGCGCGCGCAAACACACGAGCTGTGGAATGTTTATTGCTCACCTCAAGAGGTAAGACAGCTACATTCCAAATCTGCACTCGTTTAGTTATGTTACTTACTTATATACATGACTACATGCTACTTCAtttagtaaagacatatccacatTCCTACATTCGAAAAGGAAAGATGCACATCATGCTATTCACCGAATTTGGTTTGGTTCCATCAATAACAAGGAGCCTTGACACTCACATATAGTAAAAAATATAGCATGTGCGTGCGTGCCTTCCAAAACCCTAGGGGGAGGTTTCACTGCTCATGTAGTCGTCTTGGATATCAACATTGTACGACgagcaataatccagaaaactAATGACTATAATCCAGTAAATAGTCAATGCATCAATCAATCCTTCAGATGGTGGTAGGAAGATATCAATGTTTGCTAAGAAGCATTTAGGCTTAAATTTGGCAATGAAGGTATGATTTCCAACACAAGAACCGATCAAATGAGAGAAGCAATAGAAGCAGACCTCTTGTCTTCGAGGAACAACGTCATCACTGCTGCTACTGCAGTTCATGGCACCACCAGATGATGCAAAATCATATTCATCTGGAAGAACAAGATAAAGATCTCACCACTGTCATCTTAAAAATAATAGAAGATGCGAATCTACACTCATTTTCCAAAGGAGCAGCTAAATAGTTGTATTGAATAACATGGAGGCAAAACAAATCGACAAATTCATAAGTGGAGTAATTATTTGATGAAGTTACCAGGATTACAGTCTTCGAGCAATCTTCTTCCAGTCACGGCAAAATAACATTATCAACAAAGAACCAACCGCTGCAGCTGCAGCATGGATATCAGGATATGGCCTTTTCCCTTATTAAGGAATACAAGCCTCATTTCATTATGTATGTTGCATTGCCAAAACTCAAGCAAAATATAGTATTTAGTTTGAGGACATATATCTTCATAAAAGTAGTAACTTATATCTTATCTACTCAGTTTATCTGATATCACATTTTTACCCTAAAAGGACCTGTTTGGTAAGTCAGATATATACATCATCTCAAACTCAAGTTAACAGACCTCTCGACAAAGCCCAATACCAGTCGCATTCCCTGGCACAGCGGCTGCATCCGCCCGGATGACGTCGACGTGGACCAAACGATCCGGCTCATGGCCAGAGCCGAACAGAGGATCAACTGCCAGGGTCAGAGCAAAGCTGTATCTTCGCTGCAGTTGAGTGTCACTACTAGCGGCAACGGTTGAGATTGAAGAGCAGAGCTGTTACGGGGAAGCATACATTTTATTATGTTTGCAGTTagttttattgaattttcaTCACCCCACTAAAAATTTGTTATGTTTTGGTTTACCTTAATAAGGGTGAAACATacattttgataataaattatTGCATTGCACAATTTGCGCTAGTCTTTATAATCATATTTACGTAAAAAAACAGTAAATAGAAAAACGATTGAACATTAAGGACTTATGGTTGCCAACTAGTAAGTAGTAACGATAAAAATACGATAAATTAGAGTTGAAGCGTACATAACATTCACAAAACCAACAATATGGATGAACATTATAGTTCCAATTGACTGCATATTTGGTGTAGCTGAGAAAATTGCTTACTCCTAATACGCAAGCACAAATTTAAAGCAAAGATAACTAAGTCTACTCTATACCAACACGGTAAAAAGGTCGAGAGTAAGAAGATTAAATGATTTTGGTTTCCAAATTTATAGTCTGAAAATATGTGAAATCTCAAACTTATCTACAACAGGAATAGGCTCTGGAAGATCTCTCAGTGGCTGCATGCACTAAAACATCCTCTTGGCATGTCTTTTATTCAGGCGATACTTCAATATCAACAACACAGGCAATGTCGGACAATTTCCCCAGGATTGATACGAGATTCTTATCCGTTGTGAGTCGCATCTTCCTCTTGGGCAGCGTTTCCATCTACGTGCAGATAAACGATAGCATTAACTACTGTGTGTGTAATGCACGAAAAGACAATTTTGTGGGCTTTCCTCATCCAAAAACCAAATAGTGGAACTAATTAAAGAAACAATTTTGACAGGGTATGCATAATACCTTCACCTTCTGATGGCCCACAAGGAGACTTGCGGTAGCCTGTTTGCTGTTGAGTTGGCTGAAACAATTCAAATCAAGAAAGATAAATATTGTGAATCAGAGAAGTGAAAgatgatattaaaaaaatgtacttCCTCTTGTAACTACCTGTAGCTTGGGCCGGAGAGCCTCCAGTGGTCCTTTAGACTTCTGGCCACCTTGCTGtggagataaaataaaaaacgtggATGTTAGTGATCTAGTATTATTATAAGCTTCTTTTTGGAAAAAAGGATTCAACTATAAAAGTGAGTACCTTTCCCAAAGCCCAGTCAGCAGAGTCAAAATAGGCACGTTCATGATCCTGACATTTGATAAAACGCCTATCAAAAGAGTTATTCTCAAAATCTACATATGGGATGAACGAAAAATGGTGTTACCTTAGAAATCAAGGGTTGCTTCTTGGGCATTAACCCACCATACTTACTCTTTACAGATTCCTCCTGCAAGGTAAAACAATGTTTGTTTGAATGTATAAAATCGCATACATTAACAACTTATGTAATGTAGAAAATGGGTGTGAGCACAACTTCCGGCTGTGATGATGGCATGCCCTTCCCATCATCGTCCATAACAACTTCCGTTCGCTCTTTGTTTTCTTCAGCGCCTGACATATTCTCCAATCACCAGTTCACAAGAAAAACCTATAGAAAAAGAGAGTCAAATCAAAGCATGTAAAGAGACTAAAAAAAGCTTCAGCTATTCCTCAACTATAAATTAAAGGATCTGAAGGAGTATTAGTTTTCAATTCTGATATTGGCAAAATCCATTGAGTCTAATAGTAACAAATATTTAGCTACAAATCGATTTCACCATAACTAACAACTCTCCGTACATCACGAGTTCATAACAAAAGCCATTAGTGCACCGTTC is a window of Salvia splendens isolate huo1 chromosome 3, SspV2, whole genome shotgun sequence DNA encoding:
- the LOC121795240 gene encoding uncharacterized protein LOC121795240, with the protein product MSSQDEDRRSLDKDPETHDDVSTKPKISYSREFLLSISNSDICKKSPSGFDESLRIWGEELLRLPDRTSIPGRLPYQGFRRNEYSSSPPTRGDTSTYSRGIYGKWDSRSSVRSDRESDSLSDKDSDSGKRFGNHSRHSWQTPEHDGLLGSGSFPRPSGYAAGISAAKVRPNEQTQLSRSVEPYHPPRPYKAVPHSRKDTDAFNDETFGSIESTNENRAEQERRRRASFEMMRKEQHKALQERQNSNSRNSKVGDVLSLCEGLVDSKEEKELFARNNELEISAVTPAVSNDSEKSSLSSQAPALRPLVPPGFKTNPLEKSSGLKSLIHPSLSEVSKSVTTESSIVADPNLIQNANHGIESRLSEEISVFGRQSTEKIQHTILFNKGEHVNAHVGLDVPKQAVLENQLFVIHGTPDDPNFTKLNDDGLEDETVRDSSISHSTLILENFFGSTSSAKSDGHSNSVELHINKPDDTWSPKAAHSSKFAQWFSEEEAKAAADVSSAGQNDLLSLIVGSDKAAANGISDQACSNNKVDAFPAVLTCEDLEQSILSKYGPMNTQPHLKSFTTAEGDIAQSIRQADNHTSLHLLSMLQKSSDQINTVVNPSNINLADKLVDSQENDRTTVVTEPKEEENGNLGKTLTLEALFGTAFMKELESVGAPVSVQRGSTDSARVDAPGPHAFPFPVKDNDISSSTVEHTGLQKPIHDYNVSSSHRQIAKLNGADNWLGIGDSSIGISSLKRQTESPNKRGGFERNAVYQLPKEENLISAGDTRDPRLLQMMPVGNSVNSVNSSSTMHINIAEKLAVLGGIIKDKHSMGGSEGTPFPHGSHEQRGPDISYSNLQLQQQSSKHSQPPHNTQPRPLYHHLESHPAHMSSHLKFMSPERTFGHDSPVNHQPSSPMIRPSFHHNPNVRVSGFDVPPPQHPMLHQMQRTSNHPQFGRGGSVPHHGNQPTGFVQEMNQTQGFPFGSRLPNIGGNGVPMPGGTPPDAFQRLINMELRANSKQIHPFGPPGHNQGIYSHELDLESRYR
- the LOC121794285 gene encoding uncharacterized protein LOC121794285; the encoded protein is MSGAEENKERTEVVMDDDGKGMPSSQPEEESVKSKYGGLMPKKQPLISKDHERAYFDSADWALGKQGGQKSKGPLEALRPKLQPTQQQTGYRKSPCGPSEGEDGNAAQEEDATHNG